One Kribbella sp. NBC_00662 genomic region harbors:
- a CDS encoding aldo/keto reductase has product MRYLTIGTDPARQRRVSRIALGAMLMGTATDEATSYAILDRYVEAGGTFVDTANNYAFWVNGTQGGESEQLLGRWLRSRGVGDELTIATKVGGRPPRPANALSEDLEGLSPQVIKESLARSLENLGRDHVDVYYAHVPDPATPLEVQVEAFGEHAAEGTVGLVGLSNYWSWQIERFRTLAATGGLPTCDVLQHHHTYFRARTDQGRLRSRDGAIGVTDGQLLSYLRAEPGLTLVAYSPLLSGGYVRADKPLDELYDHAGTRARKIALDDVVRETGATANQVVLSWLMGAEIPIIPLVGASSVAQLDETLAAADLELTPEQGDRLDAAGGN; this is encoded by the coding sequence ATGCGTTATCTGACCATCGGAACTGACCCCGCGCGACAGCGCCGGGTGAGCCGGATCGCCCTCGGGGCGATGCTCATGGGTACGGCGACCGACGAGGCGACGTCGTACGCGATTCTGGATCGGTACGTCGAGGCGGGCGGGACGTTCGTCGACACGGCCAACAACTACGCGTTCTGGGTCAACGGCACCCAGGGCGGCGAGAGCGAGCAGTTGCTCGGCCGTTGGCTGCGGAGCCGCGGCGTCGGGGACGAGCTCACGATCGCGACCAAGGTGGGCGGCCGGCCGCCGCGGCCGGCGAACGCGCTGAGCGAGGACCTGGAAGGCCTGTCGCCGCAGGTGATCAAGGAGTCGCTGGCTCGAAGCCTGGAGAACCTCGGCCGCGACCACGTCGACGTGTACTACGCCCACGTGCCGGACCCTGCCACACCGCTGGAGGTGCAGGTGGAGGCGTTCGGAGAGCATGCGGCCGAGGGGACCGTCGGACTGGTCGGCCTGAGTAACTACTGGAGCTGGCAGATCGAGCGGTTCCGGACGCTCGCGGCTACGGGCGGTCTGCCGACATGCGACGTTCTGCAGCATCACCACACGTACTTCCGGGCACGGACCGACCAAGGTCGTCTCCGGTCCCGGGACGGCGCCATCGGCGTCACTGACGGGCAGTTGCTCAGCTACCTGCGCGCGGAGCCCGGCCTGACGCTGGTGGCGTACTCACCGCTGCTCAGCGGTGGCTATGTCCGAGCCGACAAGCCGCTCGACGAGCTGTACGACCACGCCGGCACGAGAGCGCGGAAGATCGCGCTGGACGACGTGGTGCGCGAAACCGGCGCCACGGCGAACCAGGTCGTGCTGTCATGGCTGATGGGAGCTGAGATTCCGATCATCCCGCTCGTGGGCGCGTCATCGGTCGCTCAGCTCGACGAGACCCTCGCGGCGGCCGACCTCGAGCTCACGCCCGAGCAAGGCGACCGACTGGACGCAGCCGGCGGGAACTAG